AAATACAGAATGAATCAGCCCACTCGAGTTTCTGGTCTGATTTGTGTATACTATAGAAAAACACGTGAACTAAGGAGCATTGCACTATGAATATTAACGCAGTTGACCTCTTCTGTGGGGTAGGTGGATTAACACATGGATTGGAACAATCAGGCATTAACGTTGTCGCTGGAATTGACATTGAAGAAAAATGCCGCTTTCCGTATGAACAAAATAATCACACAATTTTTATTCAAGGTGATTTGAAAAAGATCTCAAGTAAAACTATTGAGTCCCTATATCCGGCCAACACAGATATTAAAATTCTTGCTGGGTGTGCTCCTTGCCAACCATTTTCTTCTTACAGCTATCGTTACAAAGGAACTGACACTTCCGTTAACAAATTAGATCTCTTGGATACATTTGGAAGAATTGTTAAAGATATTCTACCAGACATCGTCTCCATGGAAAACGTTCCACAGTTAGCAAAAGAACCAATTTTCGAAAAATTTATTGCTACCCTAGATTCTCTAGGATACAAAACACGCTGGCATGTCGTATTTGCACCAAAATACGGAGTTCCGCAAAAGCGCAAACGGCTTGTATTATTAGCAAGTCGCGTGGAAGAAGTTGATTTAATTCCTCCTCTCTTCGACGAAGATAATTATCCAACTGTACGTGAGACGATTGGTACGCTTCCACATATTGAATCTGGTGATACCTGTGCAACTGACCCAATGCACAAATCTGTTAAACTTTCTGATCTAAATCTCAAGAGGATAAAACAATCCGTACCTGGTGGAACTTGGCACGACTGGGATCATGATCTTCTACTTGAAGCTTACAAAAAGAAATCAGGACAATCATATACTGCGGTTTACGGTCGAATGGAGTGGAACAAACCAGCACCCACAATAACAACAAAATTCTATGGGTATGGTAACGGCCGTTTCGGTCATCCCGAACAAAATCGCGCTTTGTCTTATCGAGAAGGTGCTATGTTACAGACATTTCCTAAAAAATATGTTTTTTTTGACAATCAACATCCAATTTCGACTCGAGACTTAGGGGTCATGATTGGTAATGCTGTACCAGTAAAATTAGGTGCAGCCATTGGAAAAAGTATACTAAACAGACTATATCAAAATTGGAGGCAATGAATTGAACAAAATAATAGATGATACAAAGCTAAAAGAAGCAGCAAAACAAATCAACTTACTCCAGAAACAAGTTGATTACGATACTCGAGATTATCCAATAAAGTATTTGGTGGACGGCTTTGAAACAGATTTATTTGTAATCCCTAATTATCAGCGTAAGCAAAGCATCTGGCCTCAACATGATAAAGAACGGTTTATCGAATCCTTAATACTTGGTTATCCAATCCCACTTATATTTTTATCAGATACTGAAGACGGTCAACTGGAAATTGTAGATGGCCTTCAGCGAATTACAACTTTAAAAGAATTTATAAACGATGAATTAACTCTGAAAAAAATGGATAAGTTAACCTCTCTTAAAAGCTTCAAATTTACTAACTTGCCGCTTTCCGAACAACGACGCCTAAAGGCTAAACCATTGCGCGTAATTGTTCTGAGAAAAAGTACGGATGAAGAGACCAGAATTGATTTATTTAACAGAATTAACACCTCTGGAACTAATGCAAATCCTGCTGAAATACGAGGCGGATCTCAGGCCCTAAATAAATTTATGGTACTTATAAAAGAATTAGCCAATCATAAAACTTTTTTAGACCTAGTTAATTTATCAGACAACAAGCTTAAAAGGCAAGAAAATGTTGAACTTGTTTCTCGTTTTTTCGCGTTTGCTCATAACTATAAAAAATTCCAACATAATGTAGGTCAGTTTGTGGATGAATATATAAAAATAACTGGAGAAAATTTCAAGTCTAATATGAAAAAAACTTTTTCTGCAGAATTCAAAAATACGATTAATTACATCTCACATAATTACCCACAGGGGGTATTCAAGAATGCGAACGGTCAGACACCTCGTGTCAGATTTGAGGCTCTGACAGTTGGGACATTTTTAGCCTTACAAGAAAACAACAACTTAGAAGTAGATGCAGCTTTCATCAATGAGATGGTTGCCACAGACGAATTCAAGATACTAACAACATCGGATGGTAGTAATTCGCTTAAACGAGTCACTGCACGAATCGAATTTGTAAAAGAATATCTTCTTAGTGGAGAAAATTAGCATGGACTTTGACAAAGAAGGTTACAATGACAAAAAAAAGGAACTAAAGTTTTATTTAAAGTGTTTAAACGCAACGTACGAGATTGAACTTGAGGCAAACTCAGGTATTCCCTATGGAAAACACTTCCAAACAAAATTTTCAAAATATAGCTATGAGCTGGGAGATTTCATAGTAATTTTGAAATCAAACACCTATTTAATGGTATACAACATAGTTGAATCCACAACTCGAGAGTTGATTTCTCACATATACGATGAAGTCAACGGATCTTCCCTACGCTACCAAGATATCAATGACAAACTTCAGATTTTATGGAAAGACTATCATTTTCGCAAAATAGAGTCTGAAATTCATGCTTCGTCACAAACTTTCATTGATACAGCAAGCAAAATGATCGATGAAATATTTAGTGAGAGCTCCATTCAGTTTAATAATGAGGATATATCATTATCAGGTGATGCAGATTTAAGATCTATCTCTAAATTATTTCACTCCCACGGTATTGAGTTGGATAAAAACACAACGAAAAGATACAAATCTGATTTATGGAGTGTTAAAAACTCAAGAAACAGCTTAGCCCATGGTAGACAATCATTTATCGATCTAGGTAGGGACACCACAATCGTAGATCTTGAAAAGATTTCAGATCATATTTTTAAGTTTTTGGAGTATCTAATTCGTATGACCGACAGACTTATTCAGAAAGAATATTTTCAAAATTAAAAAGCACATCCCCTCCCGCCAAGAAGTTGGATGTGCTACACATAAAACATAGTGGAATAATCCACTCTTTTTACATACATAATTTTATCACAACAAAGGAGGTGATGCCGACAAGTCCTTAAAATTCTACCCGCCTAGGTGAAATTTAAGGAGGAAATATTAATGGCAAGTATTACTAAAAGAAATGGCAAGTGGGCCGTCCGCGTTAGTTACTATGACGAATTCGGCAAACGATGCTTTAAAAATAAAAGTGGCTTCACTCGCAAAAAAGAAGCTGAACAATGGGCTACCGAATTAGAGCAAGCTAAGTTTGATAAATCCATTGGTAAAACTGATACAACAATACTCTTTTCAGATTACTATGAACAGTGGTTGGAAACTTATAAATTTGGCAAAGTCGCACGAATTACTGAACAGGAATACCGATACACACTGCGTCAAATAGTTGAACTCTTACCAAAGGTTCAACTATCAGCAATGACCCGGTTACGGTACCAACAGTTCATCAACGACTTTGTTCATGGTAACTCAGAACAACGTGACAAACGTGACCTTAAAGACGACCAGCCCTATCATAGTAAATCATCCGTTGAAAAACTGCACGGCCATATTCACGCCGCTGTTGTAGATGCAGTAGCGGACAGATTAATTAAGTCCGACTTCTGTCTGCATACGGAGTTAGGCGGTCACGCTGGTAAATCAGCACAATTGAAGTATCTTGATGCTGAGGACATGCAGAAACTAGCTGCTGAGGTCAATAAAGACATCAAGCTAACCTCTACCAGTAAATCGATGATCTACACCGGCTTACTAACTGGAATGCGAGTAGCTGAAGTTTCTGCACTCACTTGGCCTGATATTGATTGGCAAAACAAAACTATATGCGTTAATAAGTCATGGGACTATGTTTATGGTCAAACATTCAAGAAAACTAAAACCGAATCCAGTATCCGGACAATCACCGTAACTGACGATCTTTTAAACCATCTGAAAACATTGCACGCTTTACAGATGGCTGCTAAGTTAGCTAACCCTGACCATTTAGTTTTCTGGAATCAACGTGGCCGTATTCCCAGTCCGGGAGCATGCGATAATCTGCTTAAAAAATACCATGACTCATTGGGTATTAAACGAATTAGCTTTCACGGCCTACGTCACACCCATGCTAGTTACCTACTCTACTGTGGTGTAAAGATGGAATACATCTCCAAACGACTAGGTCATAAGAACAGTTCCATCACTCGTAACGTCTATGCTCATATGATTAAAGAAGACCAACGACAGGAAGACGAACGGACCTTAAAAGCCCTCTCTCAGGTCAACTAACATGGTGCACTTTTGGTGCACTCAACAAAAATGATGGCGCTAAAAGGCTTGATATCAATGATACGAGAGTATACTCGAAAGGTTGTACTCTCCTTATTAAAACAGTAGAGACCAGATTCAAAAAATAAGAACCCTGACAAATCAACGTTTGTCAGGGTTCTATTTTTTTAGAAAAGGCTAGAAAGGGATAGAAAAGAAAAGCATTTTGCGCATATTTTGTGCGTAACATCGATTGATACGTATAGGGTTAGCCTTTGTTTGAATTTAGCATTTTGCGCAATTGGTTGAGTACAGGATTTGACAACTTTGATACACCAACGTTTTGAAGGTGCGCGCGCAAAATTATTTAAACGAAAAATCCCCGTACCAGTCAATTAAGACCAGTACGGAGATTAGTGTTTATTTTATGTTTCGGCTAAGCGTAATCGCACTTAATGTAAAACCATCGATGATTGTTCTTTTCTTGACTTCATTTGTAAGACTAGCTTCATTCATTAACCTGTACTCTACTATCTTCTCCGAGGACTGTAGTTTAATTTTTTTCAATTCAGAGAGTTCTACTCGTACAACATGAATTGAACTTTTAATCAAACCAGAATCGGGTTCTACTTCTCCTAAATCAATCGTCTTTATTACAGTCGATAAATTTACATTTAGTTCTTCTTTCAACTCACGTTTGGCTGCTGCTGAATAGTTAACCACCCTACCGTCTATTTCATCTGGCTCAACAAACCCTCTCGGAAACTCCCAATTAAACCGCCCGTCAGACCTTTTAATCTTAATCATTAAATACTGATTTCCAATAGTTGTAACAGTAATTACACCAGCTGTATTTTGTTTTAATGATAAAACCCCATGATTAATATTGATATCATAATAACTGAAGTTTTTCCTACCATTACTGTAATAATCAAAGTCTAGTATCCAAGTTTTATAGCTTTTTGCGCTTTCAACACTTTCATTTAAAAGTTTATACATATGACGAAAATAAACAATGAACACCAGAGCAAATGCCACTATTAGAATGGTAAATAATACTGCCTGTTTGCTTCCCCAATTAACTAGTTTGTAGATACTATGCTCAATCATAATCAGCGGAACCATTGAAAATATCCAAACCCCGTAGAACATACTATCTTCAGTAGAATTAATAGTGTGTTTGAACCATTTTATGATTGACCGCTTCTTACTCTTATTTTCCTTTCCATTTGCCCTATTATTTACCAGCATTTCCTGAATTGTATTTTTCAAATCATCAACTGTCACATACTGGTTTTGATGAGCCATGGCATAGTTAATCACATATATTGCATCCAAATACTGTGTATGCCACCCTCTTAAACTAGCAATTGAAATACATACTATCGCACCAATAACACAAAGTGCCAAGTCTAATATCATCATCATGACTGGCCCACCAAAATTCGCTTGAATCGTGTGATTTGCGGTTATTATAAAACTAATTAATACTGCGTAAAAGGTAACCACCTGATCACGTTTATGTTCTTGTTCACGCAAATGCTCGTTCGTCTGATCATATATTTGCCTTAAGTAGTCTAGAAATACTCTTTTATCTTCATTCATATTCATTAGATAACAACCTTTCGTTAAAGTAATTATACAATAGTCACTAAAGCAAAAAAATCCCCACACCAGCCATTATGCTGAGGTGCAACAATATGCATGGTTGGAAAAATTGGAAAATATGGAAAAAAGTAGTTATCATTGGCATGATACTGCTAGTAGTATATGAACTAGTAACGGCCGTCCAAGCACTGATAAGCTTTATAAAATAAAGAGTGAGAATACGGCTGTAAGTGATGCACGGTCCGGGCAAGCAAAAAAATATGACACTAAACATCCTGAACAGGCGCAACAACGTAAAGCTAAATCAGCAGCACGTAGTTTCATTAAAAATCAGGCTACTCTTGATGATTTAAAAGAATCAGAAGAACTTATTAATGAACATGAAAATGATCTCAAATAGCTTAAAAAATCAGAATCCTAGCTAACCCAACGTTTAGCTAGACTTCTGATTTTTAGTTTGTACTGACAAATTGTCAACCAAGTGCAATCACGTGAAACAAAACTGGTCGAACACTTTAGCCGTACGGAGATTGCTCGTTATGCCTTTAGTAAAAAGTTCTAAGATACATTCTCGTACAGATATAGTAAGATGATGATAGTTCATAGCGAGTACCCTTTTACTTTTCTTAGTCGTTAAGTAATTGTACTCGCTATGAATTTTTTTGTTCAGCTACAGGTTGCACTTCAATTGTAAATTCCTCATCCTAATAATTGTGCAACCAAGCCACGGCCATGCGCACTGCGGCGAGCGACAGGTATTAATTCATCACAAACCACTACCGCTGAATCCACTGCAGCAATACTTAAGGTACCCAATAACGTAATGGGCGATACTGTATCACCAACACGCACTTGCCACTCAAATTGACCAACCAATTGCGTCGCACCAGCCGCTAGCCGTAACCAATATTGGCGGCCATCCAGGGCTTGAAATTTAATTCGTTGACTGGTTAATGCCAAAACCTCACCATTTACCGGTGAATAAACCGCATCATTACTTGGTTGTAATGCTAAGACTGCCGTCGCCGCCGTCATTGCTGGCACTGCTGCTAAATCCACCGTCCGGCCTTGAACAGGTGCCGAAAGTTTCGATAATTGCTGTTGTCGCCAGAATCCCATGAAATGACCCCCTCTATTTTTCTATGCCTTTACTCTAACCTATGAAACCCGTATCAGGTCAAGGCGATAATCAGAATTCCTCAAAAAAAGCGAACCGCTAATAAAACGCGATTCGCTGATAGATTCTTTAATTAAGCTAATTCTTGCATTAATGTTGATAATGCTGGCTGAGTTGCTTCATCCAAAGCATATTGTTGCCGATAACTTGCAATCGTGTCTGCATCAAAATTAGTAGGATCAACGGGCATAAAACTCGTGTCAATTGGATCAACATTCTTAATCTTTGCGTCCAACACGATTGGCAATTTATTCCCAGCGGCTTGAAGTTGGGCAATCTTTGCCATGGCTGCTTTTAATTCGCTCAAATTAGTGGCTTTCAAACCAATAGCGCCCATGTTCTCCGCCATGCCAGCCCAGTCAGCACCAATCAAATCAATCCCGTATGGCGCTTGACCAGCTGCAATCTTTTCATGACCAATATAGCCCAGTGCTTTATTTTCTAGGACCACATTGATTACCGGTAACTGGTATTTCACTTCAGTTAGCAAGTCTGGCATGACCATGGCATAGCCACCATCACCTGAAATGGACCAAACCTGTTGATCAGGATAGCTCAACTTAGCTGCTAAACCAGCTGGCAAACCAAAGCCCATCGTGCCATACCAAGCTGACATAGCAAACCGTTGTTGCTGGTTAAACGGTAATTGTCGAATTGCCCATTCTGTATTATTCCCAACATCTAAGCCAAAGACTGCATCCGGTGTTGCAGCAGCTTTAATCGCTGCCATCACGCCTTCAGCCGCTAAACCAGCATGATCATCTTCAGCTAATTGGATTAACCATTTATCCCAGTTGGCCTTGTCTTGTTTAGCAGCCTGAACAAAGGTTGTTTCAGGACGTGTGATCTTCGTCGCAGCTAAGGCGGTTAAAAACTCACCCGCATCCGCCAAAACAGTTTGATCCGCGTCCCGTTGCTTGCCTAAATCTGCTAAATTATTGTTCACTTGAATAAATTTAATGGTTGCTGGCAGGAAGCGGGCAAAAGGATAGTTGGTCCCAACAAATAAGACTAAATCAGCAGCTTGTGAAACTTCAAAAGCGGCCTTGGTACCCAAACGCCCACGAGATCCCATGAACAATGGATGATCAGTTGGCATCACACCAGTTGCAGGTGCGGTCGTCAACACTGGTAAATTGAATTGTTCGGCAACTTGAACCACCGCTTCACGCTGACCACGAGCTCCCTGACCAACCCACATAATTGGATGCTCAGCTGCTTGTAACTTAGCTGCGACCGTGGTCACATCAGCTGAATCCAATACGGGTTTTTGCATCACTTTAGCTAACGGTGCCGTCTTAAACCCATCAAAATCAATCGTTTGACCTGATAAATCATCCGGTAAAATCACAACCGAAACTGAGTGGGTCGCATAGGCTGAACGAATTGCTTCGTCAACAACATATGGGATTTGTGCTGCATTCGTGACTTGCTTATGAAATTCTGCAACATCCGCAAAGACGGGATCTTGGTTCATTTCTTGGAAAAAGTTCGTATTCATAATCTCCGTTGCGGATTGACCAACTAAGGCTAAAACTGGCACTTTATCCATTTTAGCATCATAAAGGCCATTTAATAAATGTACCGAGCCCGGCCCAGCGGAACCAAAACTAACGCCAATTTTGCCGGTTAACTTTGCATCAGCCACTGCAGCTAAGGCGCCAATCTCTTCATGGCGTACTTGAATATACTTAATTTGTTCACGCTCTTGATATAATCCATCCACAGTATTATTAATTGAATCAGCTGTAATGCCATATAAGTGATCAATTTGCCAGCTTTCTAATACTTTTGCTAACGCTTGACCAGCAGTCATTTTTGTCATGTTTAATTCCCCCTAGATTGTTTGTGTCAATTTTAAGCACATCGTTACTTTAAAGCTAACTGTAAGCCTTGTCAAAATTTTTGTCTAAATCGATTGATAACTTGCCAAATCATCTAGCACATCTTGTAAGGTTATTTTTGCCATGCGACCCTCAGCACTACTTTGAATTTGTTGATAATACGTCGTCATCACTTTCGGAATCACACTACCAACTGGACAAGTTACCGACGTATCTCGGTCAACTGATAATAACTCACGATGCGTGCTAACTGCCAGATAAATCGCTTTTAGGCTAATTGCTGCTGGCTGAAAAGCAAGCTGTGGCTTAGCGATGCCACGGGTTGATTGTAATAAACCAGCCTTTCGTAACTTACTCATCAATCGCCGCACCATCGTTGGATCGGTATTTAAGCTAGCTGCAATGCGGTCGCTCTTTAACTCATCCGCCTGATGGAGAGCCACATAAGCCATGATATGGGTTGCATCACTTAATTGGGTATTTGCCATCATTTTCACCTCAATCTAGGCCCTAATGTTGTGTTAAATAATAGCACATCATAACTAAAAAAACGAGCTTTAGCAACTTGCCAAAGCTCGTTTGGGTCATTGATTGCCCATTTTATAGTCGTTCACGGTTGATACGGGCTTGATTTAGAAACCAATAATCCGCAGCATCCCCCACCAAATGATGATAGGGTACTGGTGTAATCCCTTGTTGGACTAACTGTTGCGCTAAATAGTTCCGTAAGATCCAAGGGTCTTCAATCCGCTGCACCTTCAATGCTAACACGGCTTTAATCCGTTCTGGCGTTGTTTGTAACGCTACCGCAACTTGTGCGCATGATAACCCGCTACGGGTAAAATTCGCTTGTAACTCTTGGCTAGTCGTTTGACGTTCAACTGGATTTAATGACATTTAATCAGCGGTCCCTTCCAATAAAGCTTGCATGACTTGTAATAGTGGTGCTTGTAACTGTGTCTGTTGTGCTGTTGTTAGGCCACCTTGAACTCGTTGGTCCAAAGCGGCAAAACTTAACTTGATTTTTTGACTTAACGCCGTCCCGGTAACTGTCAAAAATAGCTGTTTTTCGCGATCATTCGCCGGTGCCGACCGCCGTTCAATAAGTTGTCGCTGGCTTAGCCCTTTTAATAAATTAGAGGTACTGGCCGCTTGCCGATTCAGGTGGTCTCCAACTGCCCGCTGGTTCGTTCCAGGGTGATGATGAATATAAGTTAAGGTACGTGCTTGCTCAGGATTTATCCTCCATTGTTTCAATTGACGACTCAACTGCTGCTCTTCTAATTTGGCAATTTGATAAATCAAACTGGCCAATGATGGTTGCGTCTGCATAACTTGTAGCCTCCTTACTACCATGACTATCATAACACCGATAGTTTTAATCACAAGTGTTTTAGATAAAACTATTAACTAAACCAATAGCGCTGAACAGCCGACTAAGTAACGTCTGAAAGCCGATACGCCGTTCAGTCACAACTAAAAAGTGTGCTACTTTGAGTTAATCTTCAAAGTAGCACACTTTTTTCATTTCTTAAAATTCCATCAAGCTTAATTTATCGTAACCTTTTAGCTTGTCGTCACCGTGTAACGCTTTTAATTCGACTAAGAAAGCCGTACCGACCACGTTACCACCCAACTCTTCTACGAGCTTGATTGTTGCGGAAATGGTCCCACCAGTTGCTAATAAATCATCTGTCACCAAGACATTTTGACCTGGTTTAATCGCATCTTTATGCAAATAAAGGGCTGATTGGCCATATTCTAAGTCATAAGTTGCTTTCACGGTTGCCCGTGGTAACTTTCCCTTTTTACGGGCAGGTGCAAATCCCACGCCTAATTCATAGGCAACTGGGCAACCCACGATAAAGCCCCGCGCTTCTGGTCCAACAATCATATCAACATGCTTATCACGCGCAAACTTGACGATTTGGTCAGTCGCTTCACGGTAGGCTTCACCATCCGCCATTAAAGGCGAAATATCCCGAAAGATAATCCCAGGTTCTGGATAATCGGGAATACTTGCAACATACTTTGTTAAATCTAATGCCATTGCTTAATAACAGCTCCTTCAATTCTTCTCTGCGGCTTGATTTTTTACCCAGGTTTGGAGGGCCGCAGATTTACTATACAAAAGCGTTTCTTCAGCGACGATTTGTTGCTCACGTAACTGATAACTAGGGGCGTGATGTAAGTCCGCTTTAGGCGGATTCGAAACGCCATTCATGACACCATCATTTATTTTAACAAATCCGACCTCAAAAAACACCTGTATCATAAAAATAAGCAAATTTCGTTGTAAATGTAAGTGACTAGCAACTAATGATAATTGATGATGAATGTCCACATCTTGCTGGGTCATCGCAAATTTATATAAATTCGCAAATTGTGTTCGGCTTGGCATTCCTGCTAAATAGAGCGACTCCCGCCGATATAAATACAAAGTTAATTGATTAAGCGGCAAGGCGGTTAATACAGCCGTTAAATCGGCCAAGGTATCCGGACAATCCACTACAAAGACCGGCTGATCTGGCTTAATCGCACTAAAATCAGTGGTCTGATCATTCACTAAAATTGCTTGCGCACTTGGATTTAAATAATCCGACAACCGTTTCAACAATGCAGCATGGAAAAATAAATAAATCCCCGGCGTACTAAAATTAGTTGCAGCCAAATGTTGCGTTCGGACATCAATCACTTGCGACCCCGTAATGGCTAAATCTTTAATCATAATCTGCGGCGTCGTCCGTCCATTCCATGTATTGGCATTTAGTTCACCAACCACACTAACATCCGTTGGGCTAGCCTGAATAGCTGGCGCTGCAGCCCCCATTGAAAAGGCAATCGCATCTACTTGTTGCTTACCATCACTTAATTGTAACTTTAAATGCTGATGTTCCGACCCAATGGCCCGTACTTGTGGGACTGCGGTTGGTTTTAATTCAAAGAGTGGCGCTGGATTATCCGTGCCAAATGGTGCGAGACGTTTGAGTGCCGTCAGTGTTGCTAGCGAAGCCGCTTCAATAGTCAATTCACCGGCCAAGTTTAGCTTTGGTTGCGCATTTTCAGCCAAAGCTTGCGACGCAGCTGCCGTTTCTAGTGCCGCTTTAAGTTCAGCTAATTGATCAGTCATCACGGTTAACCCAACGGCCATATGATGCCCACCAAAAGCTACTAGATTTTCCCGAATTGGATCAATCGCCGCAAATAGATTATAGGCCTCGATACTCCGACCACTGCCCTTCAAGCGACCGTTTTCGTCCGCATTTAAGACTAAGGTTGGTTTACCGGTACTTTCCACAATCCGACTCGCAACAATCCCAAGAACGCCTTCGTGCCAATCGTGACCCGTAATAACCAAAGTTTGTCGTGCTTGGTTTTCAGCTGCTTGGGCTTGGGCCAACGCTTGATCCGCAATATCATGAACTAAGCTTTGTCGTTGTTCATTCAACTGATTGATTTGAGTGGCTAACTCAGTTGCACGGGCCTCATCCAAAGTCGTTAATAATTCTACGCCAGACTGCGCCGATTGTAGCCGCCCCAAAGCATTCAGCCGCGGCGCAATCCCAAATCCAATACTGGTTTCATCGAGCTGATCCGGCGTAAGCCCGGCTG
This region of Lactobacillus sp. CBA3605 genomic DNA includes:
- a CDS encoding adenine phosphoribosyltransferase — translated: MALDLTKYVASIPDYPEPGIIFRDISPLMADGEAYREATDQIVKFARDKHVDMIVGPEARGFIVGCPVAYELGVGFAPARKKGKLPRATVKATYDLEYGQSALYLHKDAIKPGQNVLVTDDLLATGGTISATIKLVEELGGNVVGTAFLVELKALHGDDKLKGYDKLSLMEF
- the recJ gene encoding single-stranded-DNA-specific exonuclease RecJ; translated protein: MLAAKKQWILPTAVADDTAVTALAAAVDVPPLVAKLLIERGFTTTVAAEQFLNAAAQPLNDPLQMHDMERAVERIQTAIMADDQITVYGDYDADGLTSTAIMYETLEQIGANVNYYIPDRFKDGYGPNQAAFDRLIAAGTQLFITVDNGVAGNAVIDAVQAEGIDVVVTDHHELPSTLPKAYAIVHPRHPEGHYPFGDLSGAGVAFKVATALLEEIPEELMDLAAIGTVADLVSLTGENRTLVTLGLKVLQQTSRPGLAALIKAAGLTPDQLDETSIGFGIAPRLNALGRLQSAQSGVELLTTLDEARATELATQINQLNEQRQSLVHDIADQALAQAQAAENQARQTLVITGHDWHEGVLGIVASRIVESTGKPTLVLNADENGRLKGSGRSIEAYNLFAAIDPIRENLVAFGGHHMAVGLTVMTDQLAELKAALETAAASQALAENAQPKLNLAGELTIEAASLATLTALKRLAPFGTDNPAPLFELKPTAVPQVRAIGSEHQHLKLQLSDGKQQVDAIAFSMGAAAPAIQASPTDVSVVGELNANTWNGRTTPQIMIKDLAITGSQVIDVRTQHLAATNFSTPGIYLFFHAALLKRLSDYLNPSAQAILVNDQTTDFSAIKPDQPVFVVDCPDTLADLTAVLTALPLNQLTLYLYRRESLYLAGMPSRTQFANLYKFAMTQQDVDIHHQLSLVASHLHLQRNLLIFMIQVFFEVGFVKINDGVMNGVSNPPKADLHHAPSYQLREQQIVAEETLLYSKSAALQTWVKNQAAEKN